The following coding sequences lie in one Labrus bergylta chromosome 13, fLabBer1.1, whole genome shotgun sequence genomic window:
- the cfap97d2 gene encoding sperm axonemal maintenance protein CFAP97D1 produces MKAHLAHQPFLPSANKFLQFKWDKASYDLHREKVKSAKSVLNTTAPKTYPHLTQGLKKRKLAEEWNMKVQRENDILLEKIFHIMKTSGGVDDRNYYKRKSLGKERKHQELLRITNENQKILVRLDHCKSNYNVKNLHKDWHKNVKLMDIITRYPGGWKNQKEGQEKPKKKSSGCGKGQKISPDITTKSLASNKAMSKVKSKGNIQVTADSAIHTAETSPPLDGAKTSNNPHTPETPKKEPENLSEG; encoded by the exons ATGAAGGCACATCTGGCTCATCAACCTTTCCTTCCCTCTGCAAACAAATTTCTGCAGTTCAAATGGGACAAGGCTTCATATGACTTACACAGGGAAAAG GTGAAGTCAGCAAAATCAGTGTTAAACACCACTGCACCGAAGACCTACCCTCACCTGACTCAGGGCCTGAAGAAACGAaag CTTGCAGAGGAATGGAACATGAAGGTGCAGAGGGAAAACGATATTCTTCTTGAAAAGATATTTCACATCATGAAGACATCTGGAGGAGTTGACgacaggaattattataaaagaaaaag CCTGGGTAAGGAGAGAAAACATCAGGAGTTGCTCCGTATTACCAATGAAAATCAAAAGATCCTGGTCCGTCTGGACCATTGTAAGTCTAACTATAATGTGAAGAACTTGCATAAGGACTGGCACAAAAATGTCAAGCTGATGGACATTATCACACGCTACCCCGGAGGATGGAAAAATCAGAAAGAG GGTCAAGAAAAACCAAAAAAGAAGTCAAGCGGTTGTGGTAAAGGCCAAAAGATCAGTCCAGACATAACCACTAAGAGTCTTGCAAGCAACAAAGCCATGAGCAAAGTAAAGTCTAAGGGGAACATTCAAGTTACAGCTGATTCCGCCATTCATACTGCTGAAACATCTCCTCCACTTGATGGTGCCAAAACTTCCAACAACCCTCATACACCTGAAACACCCAAGAAGGAGCCTGAAAATCTTTCAGAAGGATAA
- the cdc16 gene encoding cell division cycle protein 16 homolog isoform X2, whose translation MNLDRLRKRVRQYIDQQQYQSALFWADKIASLSHEDPQDIYWLAQCLYLTSQYHRASHALRSRKLDKLYGACQYLAARCHYAAKEFQQALDILDAEEPASRKLWDRSMKEDNSTSESNKDWDMSPASVSSSICLLRGKIYDAMDNRPLATSSYKEALKLDVYCFEAFDLLTSHHMLTAQEEKDFLDSLPLSQQCTEEEEELLHFLFENKLKKYNKPSDLVVPEMVNGLQDNLDVVVSLAERHYYNCDFKMCYKLTSTVMVKDPFHANCLPVHIGTLVELGKSNELFYLSHKLVDLYPNNPVSWFAVGCYYLMVGHKNEHARRYLSKATTLERTYGPAWIAYGHSFAVESEHDQAMAAYFTAAQLMKGCHLPMLYIGLEYGLTNNSKLAERFFSQALSIAPEDPFVIHEVAVVAFQNGDWKTAERLFLDAMEKIKAIGNEVTVDKWEPLLNNLGHVCRKLKKYDQALEYHRQALVLIPQHASTYAAIGYVHSLMGDFESAIDYFHTALGLKRDDTFSVTMLGHCIEMYIGDTDAYIGTDINDKVRGSLNTPALMKMLNTAESGELMATPRMEDTSITSMETPLSNQDKMMLETPLRLSLTLECDMYESDVMLDTLSDTST comes from the exons ATGAATCTCGACAGACTTCGAAAGCGAGTAAGGCAGTACATCGACCAG caaCAATATCAAAGTGCTCTCTTTTGGGCCGACAAGATAGCATCCCTCTCTCACG AGGATCCCCAAGACATTTACTGGCTTGCTCAGTGCCTTTACTTGACCTCACAGTACCACAGAGCCTCCCATGCCCTCCGTTCGCGGAAACTTGACAAG TTGTATGGAGCATGTCAGTATCTTGCTGCTAGGTGCCAT TATGCTGCCAAAGAGTTCCAGCAGGCCTTGGATATCTTGGATGCAGAGGAGCCAGCTAGTAGGAAGCTGTGGGACAGGAGCATGAAAGAGGACAACTCGACATCAGAGTCAAACAAGGACTGGGACATGTCTCCTGCCTCT GTCAGCAGCTCCATCTGCCTCCTGCGGGGTAAGATCTATGATGCCATGGACAACCGACCACTGGCCACCTCCAGCTACAAAGAGGCCTTGAAACTGGATGTCTACTGCTTTGAAGCCTTTGACCTTTTAACGTCCCACCACATGTTGACGGCGCAGGAAG AGAAAGACTTCCTTGACTCACTTCCTCTGAGTCAACAGtgcactgaggaggaggaggagctgttacacttcctgtttgagaaTAAGTTAAAGAAG TATAACAAGCCCAGTGATTTGGTGGTGCCAGAGATGGTCAATGGACTTCAAGACAATTTGGATGTAGTGGTGTCTCTTGCAGAGAGGCATTATTATAACTGTGATTTCAAGATGTGCTACAAACTCACATCAAC ggTGATGGTCAAAGACCCTTTCCATGCCAACTGTTTACCAGTCCACATAGGAACTCTAGTAGAGCTCGGGAAATCAAATG AGTtattttacctctcacacaaaCTTGTAGACCTGTATCCCAACAACCCG gtgtCCTGGTTTGCTGTTGGCTGCTACTATCTCATGGTTGGCCATAAAAACGAACATGCTCGGCGATACCTCAG CAAAGCCACCACGCTGGAGAGGACGTATGGTCCTGCATGGATTGCCTATGGACATTCGTTTGCAGTGGAGAGTGAGCATGACCAAGCAATGGCTGCCTATTTCACTGCTGCACAGCTGATGAAAGG GTGTCACCTCCCCATGCTCTACATCGGCCTGGAGTACGGTCTGACCAACAACTCCAAGCTGGCCGAACGTTTCTTCAGCCAGGCTCTTAGCATCGCTCCAGAGGACCCGTTTGTCATACACGAGGTGGCCGTGGTTGCCTTTCAAAATGGAGA CTGGAAGACGGCAGAGAGGTTGTTTCTCGATGCGATGGAGAAGATCAAAGCCATAGGGAATGAG GTCACTGTGGATAAATGGGAGCCCCTGTTAAACAACCTGGGTCATGTGTGTCGGAAATTGAA AAAGTACGACCAGGCGTTGGAGTACCACCGTCAGGCTTTGGTGTTGATCCCTCAGCACGCCTCCACCTACGCCGCCATCGGATACGTGCACAGCCTAATGGGCGACTTTGAGAGCGCTATCGACTACTTTCACACG GCACTTGGACTAAAAAGGGACGACACCTTCTCTGTGACCATGCTTGGCCACTGTATCGAGATGTACATCGGTGACACGGACGCCTATATAG GCACAGACATCAATGATAAGGTGCGAGGCAGCCTGAACACTCCTGCACTGATGAAGATGCTGAACACCGCAGAGTCCGGGGAGCTCATGGCCACACCGAGGATGGAAGACACCAGCATCACATCCATGGAAACGCCGCTCTCAAATCAGGACAAGATGATGCTGGAGACGCCACTGCGGCTCTCCTTGACCCTGGAGTGTGACATGTATGAGAGTGACGTCATGTTAGACACCTTGTCTGACACCAGCACGTGA
- the cdc16 gene encoding cell division cycle protein 16 homolog isoform X1: MNLDRLRKRVRQYIDQQQYQSALFWADKIASLSHEDPQDIYWLAQCLYLTSQYHRASHALRSRKLDKLYGACQYLAARCHYAAKEFQQALDILDAEEPASRKLWDRSMKEDNSTSESNKDWDMSPASVSSSICLLRGKIYDAMDNRPLATSSYKEALKLDVYCFEAFDLLTSHHMLTAQEEKDFLDSLPLSQQCTEEEEELLHFLFENKLKKYNKPSDLVVPEMVNGLQDNLDVVVSLAERHYYNCDFKMCYKLTSTVMVKDPFHANCLPVHIGTLVELGKSNELFYLSHKLVDLYPNNPVSWFAVGCYYLMVGHKNEHARRYLSKATTLERTYGPAWIAYGHSFAVESEHDQAMAAYFTAAQLMKGCHLPMLYIGLEYGLTNNSKLAERFFSQALSIAPEDPFVIHEVAVVAFQNGDWKTAERLFLDAMEKIKAIGNEVTDLIKKVTVDKWEPLLNNLGHVCRKLKKYDQALEYHRQALVLIPQHASTYAAIGYVHSLMGDFESAIDYFHTALGLKRDDTFSVTMLGHCIEMYIGDTDAYIGTDINDKVRGSLNTPALMKMLNTAESGELMATPRMEDTSITSMETPLSNQDKMMLETPLRLSLTLECDMYESDVMLDTLSDTST; encoded by the exons ATGAATCTCGACAGACTTCGAAAGCGAGTAAGGCAGTACATCGACCAG caaCAATATCAAAGTGCTCTCTTTTGGGCCGACAAGATAGCATCCCTCTCTCACG AGGATCCCCAAGACATTTACTGGCTTGCTCAGTGCCTTTACTTGACCTCACAGTACCACAGAGCCTCCCATGCCCTCCGTTCGCGGAAACTTGACAAG TTGTATGGAGCATGTCAGTATCTTGCTGCTAGGTGCCAT TATGCTGCCAAAGAGTTCCAGCAGGCCTTGGATATCTTGGATGCAGAGGAGCCAGCTAGTAGGAAGCTGTGGGACAGGAGCATGAAAGAGGACAACTCGACATCAGAGTCAAACAAGGACTGGGACATGTCTCCTGCCTCT GTCAGCAGCTCCATCTGCCTCCTGCGGGGTAAGATCTATGATGCCATGGACAACCGACCACTGGCCACCTCCAGCTACAAAGAGGCCTTGAAACTGGATGTCTACTGCTTTGAAGCCTTTGACCTTTTAACGTCCCACCACATGTTGACGGCGCAGGAAG AGAAAGACTTCCTTGACTCACTTCCTCTGAGTCAACAGtgcactgaggaggaggaggagctgttacacttcctgtttgagaaTAAGTTAAAGAAG TATAACAAGCCCAGTGATTTGGTGGTGCCAGAGATGGTCAATGGACTTCAAGACAATTTGGATGTAGTGGTGTCTCTTGCAGAGAGGCATTATTATAACTGTGATTTCAAGATGTGCTACAAACTCACATCAAC ggTGATGGTCAAAGACCCTTTCCATGCCAACTGTTTACCAGTCCACATAGGAACTCTAGTAGAGCTCGGGAAATCAAATG AGTtattttacctctcacacaaaCTTGTAGACCTGTATCCCAACAACCCG gtgtCCTGGTTTGCTGTTGGCTGCTACTATCTCATGGTTGGCCATAAAAACGAACATGCTCGGCGATACCTCAG CAAAGCCACCACGCTGGAGAGGACGTATGGTCCTGCATGGATTGCCTATGGACATTCGTTTGCAGTGGAGAGTGAGCATGACCAAGCAATGGCTGCCTATTTCACTGCTGCACAGCTGATGAAAGG GTGTCACCTCCCCATGCTCTACATCGGCCTGGAGTACGGTCTGACCAACAACTCCAAGCTGGCCGAACGTTTCTTCAGCCAGGCTCTTAGCATCGCTCCAGAGGACCCGTTTGTCATACACGAGGTGGCCGTGGTTGCCTTTCAAAATGGAGA CTGGAAGACGGCAGAGAGGTTGTTTCTCGATGCGATGGAGAAGATCAAAGCCATAGGGAATGAGGTAACTGATTTAATCAAAAAG GTCACTGTGGATAAATGGGAGCCCCTGTTAAACAACCTGGGTCATGTGTGTCGGAAATTGAA AAAGTACGACCAGGCGTTGGAGTACCACCGTCAGGCTTTGGTGTTGATCCCTCAGCACGCCTCCACCTACGCCGCCATCGGATACGTGCACAGCCTAATGGGCGACTTTGAGAGCGCTATCGACTACTTTCACACG GCACTTGGACTAAAAAGGGACGACACCTTCTCTGTGACCATGCTTGGCCACTGTATCGAGATGTACATCGGTGACACGGACGCCTATATAG GCACAGACATCAATGATAAGGTGCGAGGCAGCCTGAACACTCCTGCACTGATGAAGATGCTGAACACCGCAGAGTCCGGGGAGCTCATGGCCACACCGAGGATGGAAGACACCAGCATCACATCCATGGAAACGCCGCTCTCAAATCAGGACAAGATGATGCTGGAGACGCCACTGCGGCTCTCCTTGACCCTGGAGTGTGACATGTATGAGAGTGACGTCATGTTAGACACCTTGTCTGACACCAGCACGTGA